In a genomic window of Lagopus muta isolate bLagMut1 chromosome 2, bLagMut1 primary, whole genome shotgun sequence:
- the CEBPZ gene encoding CCAAT/enhancer-binding protein zeta: MAALGDWGVRRRPEEAAGYELDEDDDDDDGGGGADGFTLDEVLRLGGTKQDFLMLCAVDEAEEMVDGGKKGAIDDLKEGELEAFIGSLGLGKYAKSCLGEEEEEEEEEEKKGSKEKEKTPKKEKSKKEKSKERNKKETISSSSEGKKEKKAEEQVSGRKDSKKKLARQQQSVQKERLEEDFTFHAREVILVKPGGKWYDLEYTGETSAEPQDPALLSQYKALAQKLYQHETELYKNKTEYQKGASSAWMKTVVSSGTLADRMAAMTLLIQDSAVHSLHFVENLVNLVKKKGSRQQSLMALDTFRELLLSDLLPDTRKLWSFSQRPLNNIEKMSSGNRDSRDRRLILWYFEHQLKLQVAEFVQTLEILSHDSLTATKTRALAAAHELLCNKPEQEKFLLVQLVNKLGDPQNKIATKASYLLETLLHKHPNMKGVVCSEVERLLYRTNISAKTQYYAMCFLNQIVLSHEETPLANKLISLYFCFFRNCIKKKDVESKMLSALLSGVNRAYPYAEIGDEKVKEQMNTLFKVLHLVNFSTSVQALMLLFQVMDSQQTVSDRYYAALYKKLLDPGLAACSKPSMFLNLVYKSLKADVVLRRVKAFVKRLLQVTTGQTPPFICGTLYLLSELLKVKPGLRVQLQDHVESDEEECFKDQEEVEESEETFVDADKVEGEARSATENSAKTNHLSSAASWVHHENMGGKKNGVSYDPLHRSPLYCGAESTSLWELKKLSEHFHPSVALFAKTILEGNHIQYSGDPLQDFTLMRFLDRFVYRNPKLHKGKENTSSVVMQRKKKQFMTDIRNLAVNSKEFLARDESKIPVDELFFHRFYTKFDKTREKHRRQEDEESVEDVDDDEFERALDAFEADDSATGVSQDDLDFAGNIKKKSNGNKKSRSEESGADWEDSDDEDEFSDLDDEEVSLGSMEEDDFEEDMNEEGGVFMDVSDDDNSPDLNNDNQSKSISKKTKRKKDMNFMGSREGSSQGKKRKLKDAKILAAAEEIGYLLDENAGSKFDNIGMNAMANRDNANIKQIRWEVERDRWLHNRDVKSIIKRKKQFRHTGLKKKNRGKKSKR; this comes from the exons ATGGCGGCGCTGGGGGACTGGGGCGTGAGGCGGCGGCCGGAGGAGGCGGCCGGCTACGAACTGGATGAAGATGATGACGACGACGACGGCGGTGGAGGTGCCGATGGGTTCACGCTGGACGAGGTGCTCCGCCTCGGCGGCACCAAG CAAGACTTCCTCATGCTGTGCGCCGTGGACGAGGCGGAGGAGATGGTGGACGGCGGCAAGAAAGGTGCCATCGACGATCTGAAGGAGGGGGAGCTGGAGGCCTTCATCGGCTCTTTGGGGCTTGGCAAGTATGCAAAGAGCTGCCTgggtgaggaagaggaggaagaggaggaggaggagaaaaagggcagcaaagagaaagagaagaccccaaagaaggagaaaagcaagaaggagaaaagcaaggaaagaaacaagaaagaaacaatttcttcttcgtcagaagggaaaaaggaaaaaaaagccgAAGAGCAAGTGAGTGGTAGAAAAGACAGCAAGAAGAAGCTAGCACGCCAGCAGCAATCAGTACAGAAGGAGAGGCTGGAAGAGGACTTCACATTTCATGCTAGGGAGGTGATACTGGTCAAACCTGGCGGCAAGTGGTACGACCTGGAGTACACCGGTGAGACTTCTGCTGAGCCGCAGGATCCAGCCCTCCTGTCCCAGTACAAGGCCTTGGCCCAAAAGCTGTACCAGCACGAGACAGAGCTGTACAAGAACAAGACGGAGTATCAGAAGGGGGCCTCGTCGGCGTGGATGAAAACCGTTGTGTCGTCGGGCACCCTCGCTGACAGGATGGCAGCCATGACCCTCCTCATTCAGGACAGCGCTGTCCACAGTCTCCACTTTGTTGAGAACTTGGTGAACCTTGTAAAGAAGAAGGGCAGCAGGCAACAGAGCCTCATGGCTCTGGATACTTTCAGAGAGCTTCTCCTTTCAGATCTCTTACCGGATACTCGCAAGCTGTGGTCTTTCTCACAGCGTCCTCTTAACAATATAGAGAAAATGTCGAGTGGCAACAGAGATTCAAGGGACAGACGGCTGATACTGTGGTACTTTGAGCACCAGCTGAAGCTGCAGGTGGCAGAGTTTGTGCAGACCTTGGAAATACTGAGCCATGATTCCCTGACGGCAACAAAAACCCGAGCGCTGGCAGCTGCCCACGAGCTTCTCTGCAACAAACCTGAACAGGAGAAATTTCTGCTTGTTCAGCTGGTAAATAAACTGGGAGACCCTCAGAACAAAATAGCCACCAAAGCCTCTTACCTTCTAGAGACTTTACTTCACAAGCATCCAAATATGAAAGGAGTGGTGTGTAGTGAGGTGGAGAGACTTCTGTACCGCACAAACATCAGTGCAAAGACTCAGTATTATGCCATGTGCTTTTTAAATCAGATAGTCCTCAGTCATGAAGAAACTCCATTGGCCAACAAGCTGatatctttgtatttctgtttttttcggaactgcattaagaaaaaagatgttGAATCCAAAATGCTCAGCGCTCTTCTTAGCGGGGTAAACAGAGCTTACCCTTACGCTGAGATTGGTGATGAGAAAGTGAAGGAACAGATGAACACCTTGTTTAAAGTTCTGCACCTTGTGAACTTCAGTACCAGTGTCCAGGCCTTGATGTTGCTGTTCCAGGTTATGGACTCCCAGCAGACTGTATCCGATAGGTACTACGCAGCGCTGTATAA GAAGCTTCTGGATCCTGGTTTAGCAGCCTGCTCAAAGCCATCCATGTTTCTTAACCTTGTCTATAAATCTCTGAAGGCAGACGTGGTGTTACGGCGAGTGAAGGCCTTCGTGAAGAGGTTGCTTCAGGTCACTACTGGACAGACACCACCCTTCATTTGTGGAACCCTGTACCTTCTGTCTGAGCTTCTGAAAGTAAAACCAGGCCTGAGGGTCCAGTTACAGGATCACGTG gAGTCTGATGAAGAAGAGTGCTTTAAGGATCAAGAAGAGGTTGAAGAGAGTGAAGAAACATTTGTGGATGCAGACAAAGTAGAGGGGGAAGCGAGGAGCGCAACAGAAAATTCTGCTAAAACTAATCATCTGAGTTCAGCAGCCTCATGGGTGCATCATGAGAATATGGGAG GGAAAAAGAATGGGGTTTCCTATGATCCTTTGCACCGAAGTCCTTTATACTGTGGTGCTGAAAGTACAAGCCTTTGGGAACTGAAGAAG ctttctgaacattttcatCCATCTGTGGCTCTCTTTGCAAAAACAATTCTAGAA ggAAATCACATTCAGTACTCTGGTGACCCTTTGCAAGATTTCACATTAATGAGATTCTTGGATCGCTTTGTGTACAGAAATCCCAAACTCCACAAAGGCAAAG AGAACACCAGCAGTGTGGTAATGCAGCGGAAGAAGAAGCAGTTCATGACAGATATACGAAATCTGGCAG TCAACAGTAAGGAATTCCTTGCCAGAGACGAAAGCAAAATCCCAGTggatgaattattttttcacag ATTTTATACAAAGTTTGataaaacaagagagaaacaCAGGCGCCAGGAGGATGAAGAAAGTGTAGAAGATGTGGATGATGATGAGTTTGAAAGAGCATTGG atgcATTTGAAGCTGATGATAGTGCCACTGGTGTTAGCCAGGATGACCTTGATTTTGCTGG taatataaaaaagaaaagcaatggaaataagaaaagcagaagtgaggAATCGGGTGCTGACTGGGAGGATTCTGATGATGAAGATGAGTtcagtgacctggatgatgAGGAAGTCTCCTTAGGAAGCATGGAGGAAGATGATTTTGAAGAGGATATGAATGAGGAAGGAGGCGTATTTATGGATGTGTCTGATGATGATAACAGCCCAG accTTAACAACGACAATCAGTCGAAGTCTATCAGTAAAAAGaccaagagaaagaaagatatgAATTTTATGGGATCACGTGAAG GATCCAGccaaggaaagaagagaaaactcaAAGATGCCAAAATACTGGCAGCTGCTGAAGAG attgGCTATCTGCTGGATGAAAATGCTGGGTCCAAGTTTGACAATATTGGAATGAATGCCATGGCTAACAGAGACAATGCAA aTATCAAGCAAATCAGGTGGGAAGTAGAGCGTGACAGGTGGCTTCACAATAGGGATGTGAAAAGCatcatcaaaaggaaaaaacagttcaGGCACACAGggctgaaaaagaagaacagaggcAAGAAATCAAAAAGATGA